The following are encoded in a window of Roseimaritima ulvae genomic DNA:
- a CDS encoding exopolyphosphatase, producing MIAKQKYRLLTRSDFDGLVCAVLLKDLGILGEIKFVHPKDVQDGKVEVTENDILTNLPFVAGCHMCFDHHSSEETRNGAERTDDHVLVAHADSAARIVYDHYGGKQQFPGISDEMMAAVDKADAARFSIEDVLNPQKWELLSFLMDARTGLGRFHDFRVSNYQLMMDLIDCCKDYTIEEILALPDVAERVELFRSHEKQAKEQIKRCSRVEGNLVVLDLRQEETIFAANRFIVYSLFPECNISMHCLWGRQKQNTVFTIGKSIFDRSCSTDVGELCLQYGGGGHEAAGTCQVAHEDADRVEQELIDKINHDAAVAV from the coding sequence ATGATTGCTAAGCAAAAATATCGGCTTCTTACTCGCAGCGACTTTGATGGGCTGGTCTGCGCGGTGCTCCTAAAAGACTTAGGCATTCTCGGCGAAATCAAGTTTGTGCATCCCAAAGACGTGCAAGACGGAAAAGTCGAAGTTACCGAAAACGATATTTTGACCAACCTGCCTTTTGTTGCCGGTTGCCATATGTGTTTCGACCACCATTCCAGCGAAGAGACGCGCAACGGTGCCGAGCGCACCGACGACCACGTGCTGGTCGCGCACGCGGACTCGGCCGCTCGCATCGTCTACGACCACTACGGTGGCAAGCAGCAATTCCCCGGCATCAGCGATGAAATGATGGCTGCGGTCGACAAAGCGGACGCCGCTCGGTTCTCCATCGAAGACGTCCTCAATCCTCAGAAATGGGAACTCTTGTCCTTCTTGATGGACGCTCGCACCGGACTCGGACGCTTCCACGACTTCCGCGTTTCCAACTACCAGTTGATGATGGATCTGATCGACTGCTGCAAAGACTACACGATCGAAGAAATCCTGGCCCTTCCCGACGTTGCCGAACGCGTGGAGCTATTTCGTTCGCACGAAAAACAGGCCAAGGAACAAATCAAGCGATGCAGCCGCGTCGAAGGCAATCTGGTTGTGCTCGACCTGCGACAAGAAGAAACCATCTTCGCCGCCAATCGCTTTATCGTGTATTCCCTCTTCCCCGAATGCAATATCTCGATGCACTGCTTGTGGGGACGCCAAAAACAAAACACGGTGTTCACGATCGGCAAGTCGATTTTTGACCGATCCTGCAGCACCGACGTCGGCGAACTGTGCTTGCAGTACGGCGGTGGCGGACACGAAGCCGCGGGAACTTGTCAAGTTGCCCATGAAGACGCCGATCGCGTAGAACAAGAGCTGATCGACAAGATCAACCATGACGCGGCGGTGGCTGTGTAG
- a CDS encoding DUF4261 domain-containing protein, producing MAIAISMVLFSDEPRLSVADIQRDFTSRWPDVPEPTEAEEDENTLSFNVGDSLVILAVMPVPFPASDLEGPCATSVLWPKAADELEDHQSHAIVTVNGDLDPLALSTLLTQATTSVLATSATALGVYWGNATLIVPKPLFVDIATEILPQTPPLPIWVDFRIGTDGEQTSAGFTAGMKALGHMEFETQQAAEPPGELRDRLMSLAAYVVENGPVIKDGHTVGEDANERIRVVFSDSAFGHEEQVMRLVYEQASPAKPWWKLW from the coding sequence GTGGCGATTGCGATTTCGATGGTCTTGTTCAGTGATGAGCCTCGGTTGTCGGTGGCGGATATTCAGCGCGACTTTACCTCCCGCTGGCCGGATGTGCCTGAGCCTACGGAGGCTGAAGAAGATGAGAACACGCTGTCTTTCAACGTCGGCGATTCGCTCGTCATCCTGGCCGTCATGCCGGTTCCGTTTCCAGCTTCCGACCTGGAAGGCCCCTGTGCGACCAGCGTGCTGTGGCCCAAGGCGGCTGATGAGCTTGAAGATCACCAGTCGCACGCGATCGTGACGGTCAACGGGGATCTGGATCCGCTGGCCTTGTCCACGTTGCTGACCCAGGCTACCACGTCGGTGCTGGCCACATCGGCTACGGCATTAGGCGTCTATTGGGGAAACGCCACGCTGATCGTTCCCAAGCCGCTGTTCGTCGATATCGCCACGGAGATTCTGCCGCAAACGCCGCCGCTACCGATTTGGGTGGATTTCCGCATCGGTACCGACGGTGAGCAAACTAGTGCGGGGTTCACGGCTGGTATGAAGGCACTGGGGCATATGGAGTTCGAAACGCAACAGGCTGCCGAGCCGCCGGGCGAACTTCGCGACCGCTTGATGTCGCTGGCTGCATACGTCGTCGAAAATGGTCCGGTGATCAAAGACGGACACACCGTCGGCGAAGATGCCAACGAACGCATCCGCGTCGTATTCTCGGACTCGGCCTTCGGTCACGAAGAGCAAGTTATGCGGCTGGTCTACGAACAAGCTTCGCCGGCAAAGCCCTGGTGGAAACTTTGGTAA